Genomic segment of Pseudomonas iranensis:
ACGCCGCCCTGCTTCAGCGCCAGCAGCAAGTCAGCGGCGCGTTGCAAGTGGCACGGCTCGATCTCGAGCAGCAAGCATTCGGCCTGTCCGAATCCGGCGCTACCGCACTTGAGCACATCCTTCGCGAGATCGGCGTTGTGGATAACTTCAGCGATCATTGGCATCTGCCCGCCGCCAATCCTTTCTTGCGCGCCAGTGAACCGCTGGCCAACGCCGGGCTGATTCGCGGCCAGACCAGCGCCCACCGTGGCCTGCGCACGTTCGCCCAGGATCGCTCGCGCAGCCGTCGCGAACGGTCGCCGATGCAGTTTAGCCAGGCACTGCCAGACAACAGCGATGAAGGCGCGATTTACCTGCGCTGGCAGGTCGAGGCGGCGGCCAGCGCCGATCTGCGCGCAAGATTGCAGCGCAGTCTGCGCCAGACCCGACAGGATGCGTCCGAAGCCGGAGTGGACTTGTCTTTCAGCGCCGCAGGTAACCAATGCCTGCTGAAAATGAGCGGATTACAGGAACCGATGCCCAGTGTCCTCGAGCATGCGCTGAAATGTCTGACGATGATCGACGCCGATTCGCCGCGCGACGAGGTGCAGATACCGTCGATGCCGATCCGCCAACTACTCGAAACGTTGCCAGAGAAATCCCTGCCCACAATTGGAACCAGCGAGGACGCCAATCAGCTGTGGACAACTTCGCGCTGGGACGGCCTCGCTCTAGGCCTCAACCAACAAACCCAATCAGCCTTGGGCCTGGCGCTGAGCCGCATTCCCGGCACACCGGACAACCAGCTAGCGGTGACACCGATCGCCCAAGCCCAGTACCACTGGTGCCAGATCAACACGGCCTCCAGCGAACACGCCTTGCTGCTGATCTGCCCGACTGCCAGCCGCGACATCGCTGATGAAGCTGCATGGCGCCTTCTGGCTCAGCTGTGCCAGACGCCTTTTTACCAGCGCCTGCGCGTCGAATTGCAATTGGGGTACGCCGTGTTCAGCGCGCTGCGTCAATTGCACGGCAGGACCGCGATTGTCTTTGGCGCACAATCGCCGACGACTTCGGCCGCCGAGTTGCTCGAATACATTCAAGAGTTCCTCAAAAACATCCCCGCGTTGATCGAAATGCTCGATGACGCAAGCCTCAAGCAACAGCGCCAAAGCCTCGCCGATCAGTTCGACGACGCCACGCTGTCCACCAAGGATGCTGCCGAGCTGCTGTGGCAGGGCAAACTCGCTGGCCATTCGTCCGATTATCGTGAGCAGTTGGTCGCGGCGATTCAGCAGCTGAATCGCGAGGCTTTACTCGATGCTGCACAGCGTCTGATCAACGCCGAGGGCGGCTGGCACTGCCTGGCCAATGAATCGATGCCGGACGCGCCGTGGCAAGCGACAAACTGATCATTACCGAGGCTGCAAGGAGCTTTCTCAAAGATTCACGGGTCACGGCGTTGAAATTTTGAGTAACATAGCCGCCTAACTAATTGGAACATCACCGCGCTGCCGTGGACTATAACTATGGATAGCGCTATCCCAACCCTCAGAAGGAGACATCTCATGGCCTGGACCAAACCTGCTTACACCGACCTGCGTATCGGCTTCGAAGTCACCATGTACTTCGCCAGCCGCTGAGTTCTGCTTACGCAGAATCGCAGTGCAACGCCTCGGCTCGCCGAGGCGTTTTATTTTCCGCGTTGAAATGATGGAGCGTTCATGTTCGTCCAGATTCTGGGTTCGGCCGCCGGTGGCGGTTTTCCGCAGTGGAACTGCAACTGCGTCAACTGCGCAGGTTTTCGCGACGGCAGCCTGAACGCCAAGGCCCGCACCCAATCGTCCATCGCCATTTCCGATGACGGCGTGAACTGGGTGCTGTGCAATGCCTCGCCGGACATCCGCGCGCAACTGCAAAGCTTCGCCCCGATGCAACCGGGCCGCGCCCTGCGCGACACCGGCATCAGCGCGATCATCCTGATGGACAGCCAGATCGACCACACCACCGGCCTGCTCAGCCTGCGCGAAGGCTGCCCGCATCAGGTCTGGTGCACGGACATGGTTCACGAAGACCTGAGCACCGGTTTCCCCCTGTTCAAGATGCTCAACCACTGGAACGGCGGGCTGGACTGGAACCGTATCGAGCTCGACCAGAGCTTCACCGTAGCGGCCTGCCCGAACCTGCGTTTCACCCCGCTGCCGTTGCGCAGCGCCGCGCCGCCGTATTCGCCGCACCGTTTCGATCCGCATCCGGGCGACAACATCGGTTTGATCGTTGAAGACCTCAACACCGGCGGCAAGCTGTTTTACGCGCCAGGGCTGGGCAAGGTCGATGCGCCGCTGCTGGAAATCATGGCGGGCAGCGATTGCCTGCTGGTCGACGGCACGCTGTGGGATGACGATGAAATGCAGCGCCGTGGCGTCGGCACCCGCACCGGTCGCGAGATGGGCCACCTGGCACAGAACGGCCCCGGCGGCATGCTGGAAGTGCTGGAGCAGTTGCCCGAGCAGCGCAAGGTACTTATCCACATCAACAACACCAACCCGATCCTCGACGAGGATTCCCCGGAGCGTGCGGAGCTGGTGCGGCGTAATGTTGAAGTGGCGTTTGATGGCATGAGTATCGTGCTTTAAGCAATCGAGACCGCTGCGCGGTCTATCGCGAGCAGGCTCGCTCCCACATTGGAATGCGATCAACTGTGGGAGCGAGCCTGCTCGCGAAGAGGCCAGCACAGACACCAGAGATTTCCAGGGTTGTTCCCGGAGAACAGACATGACCGACACCCCGCTGTCCCCCGCCGAATTCGAAGCGGCCCTGCGCGCCAAGGGCGCCTACTACCACATCTACCACCCGTACCACGTGGCGATGTACGAAGGCCGCGCGACCCGCGAGCAGATTCAGGGCTGGGTCGCCAACCGCTTCTACTATCAGGTGAACATTCCCCTGAAAGACGCGGCGATCCTTGCCAATTGCCCGGATCGGGAAATCCGCCGCGAGTGGATTCAGCGCCTGCTCGATCACGACGGCGCACCCGGTGAAGATGGCGGCATCGAAGCCTGGCTGCGTTTGGGCCAGGCTGTTGGCCTCGACCCGGACCAATTGCGTTCTCAGGAGCTGGTGCTGCCCGGCGTGCGTTTCGCCGTCGATGCCTACGTCAACTTCGCCCGTCGCGCCAGTTGGCAGGAAGCCGCCAGCAGCTCGCTGACCGAGTTGTTCGCGCCGCAGATCCACCAGTCGCGCCTCGACAGCTGGCCGCAGCATTACCCGTGGATCGACCCGGCCGGTTACGAATACTTCCGCACCCGTCTCGGTCAGGCGCGGCGTGACGTCGAACATGGGCTGGCGATCACCCTTGAGCATTACAAGACCCGCGAAGGCCAGGAGCGCATGCTGGAAATTCTCCAGTTCAAACTGGACATTCTTTGGAGCATGCTCGATGCCATGAGCATGGCCTATGAACTGAACCGTCCGCCGTATCACAGCGTGACCGAACAACGGGTCTGGCATAAAGGAATCATCTTATGAGTTTCGACCGCAGCAAAGTGCCGAGCTGGCGCCCGGGCTATCGCTTCCAATACGAGCCGGCGCAAAAGGGCCATGTCTTGCTGTATCCGGAAGGCATGATCAAGCTCAACGAAACGGCCGCGCTGATTGGGGGCCTGATTGACGGTGAGCGCGATGTCGCGGCAATCATTGCCGAACTCGACAAGCAGTTCCCCGGCGTGCCCGAGCTCGGTGACGACGTCGAGCAATTCATGGAGGTTGCCCGTGAGCAACACTGGCTCACCCTTGGCTGATCTGCCGGCCAAACCGCAAGTCGGCTTGCCGCTGTGGCTGCTCGCCGAGCTGACCTACCGCTGCCCGCTGCAATGCCCGTACTGCTCCAATCCGCTGGATTTCGCCGAGCAGGGCAAAGAGCTGACCACCGAGCAATGGATCAAGGTGTTCCGCGAAGCGCGGGAGATGGGTGCGGCGCAATTGGGCTTTTCCGGCGGCGAACCGCTGGTGCGTCAGGACTTGGCCGAACTGATCCGTGAAGCGCGGCAGTTGGGCTTCTACACCAACCTGATCACCTCCGGCATTGGCCTGACCGAGCAGAAAATCAGCGACTTCAAAAAGGCCGGGCTTGATCACATCCAGATCAGTTTTCAGGCCAGCGACGAGCAAGTGAACAACCTGCTCGCGGGCTCGAAAAAGGCCTTTGCACAGAAGCTGGAAATGGCTCGTGCGGTGAAGGCCCACGGCTATCCGATGGTGCTGAACTTCGTCACCCATCGGCACAACATCGACAAGATCGACCGCATTATCGAACTGTGCATTGCGCTGGAGGCTGACTTCGTCGAACTCGCCACTTGCCAGTTCTACGGCTGGGCGCAGCTCAACCGTGTTGGCCTGCTGCCGACCAAGGAGCAACTGGTGCGCGCCGAACGCATCACCAACGAATACCGGGCCAGGCTGGAAGCCGAAGGGCATCCGTGCAAGCTGATATTCGTCACCCCGGACTACTACGAAGAACGCCCGAAAGCCTGCATGAACGGCTGGGGCAGCATCTTCCTGACCGTCACCCCGGACGGCACCGCCCTGCCCTGCCATGGTGCCCGCCAGATGCCTGTGCAGTT
This window contains:
- the pqqD gene encoding pyrroloquinoline quinone biosynthesis peptide chaperone PqqD, giving the protein MSFDRSKVPSWRPGYRFQYEPAQKGHVLLYPEGMIKLNETAALIGGLIDGERDVAAIIAELDKQFPGVPELGDDVEQFMEVAREQHWLTLG
- the pqqE gene encoding pyrroloquinoline quinone biosynthesis protein PqqE, coding for MSNTGSPLADLPAKPQVGLPLWLLAELTYRCPLQCPYCSNPLDFAEQGKELTTEQWIKVFREAREMGAAQLGFSGGEPLVRQDLAELIREARQLGFYTNLITSGIGLTEQKISDFKKAGLDHIQISFQASDEQVNNLLAGSKKAFAQKLEMARAVKAHGYPMVLNFVTHRHNIDKIDRIIELCIALEADFVELATCQFYGWAQLNRVGLLPTKEQLVRAERITNEYRARLEAEGHPCKLIFVTPDYYEERPKACMNGWGSIFLTVTPDGTALPCHGARQMPVQFPNVRDHSMQHIWYDSFGFNRFRGYDWMPEPCRSCDEKEQDFGGCRCQAFMLTGDASNADPVCSKSEHHGVILKAREEAETATQTIEQLAFRNERNSRLIAKG
- the pqqA gene encoding pyrroloquinoline quinone precursor peptide PqqA, whose product is MAWTKPAYTDLRIGFEVTMYFASR
- the pqqF gene encoding pyrroloquinoline quinone biosynthesis protein PqqF codes for the protein MPAPTHPRPHSETLANGLHVTLRHVPGLKRSAAALRVAAGSHDVPLAWPGLAHFLEHLLFLGTERFPTDEGLMAYVQRHGGQVNASTRERTTDFFFELPVSSFSAGLERLSDMLARPRMNLDDQLREREVLQAEFVAWSQDPTAQQQFALYEGLPTEHPLRGFHAGNRDSLQVESPGFQSALQDFHQRFYRTGQMSLSLVGPQSIDELRELAQQFAAVLPVGDKVAQAAPPPLAVKSYQKVGAHTNLLFAFDALPESSAEAMAFLCHWLNSAKPGGLLAYLHQQNLADSLKATPLYQFAGQALLHLQFHADGDRLDTIRERLLDWLSFFDRQDWTPLREEYAALLQRQQQVSGALQVARLDLEQQAFGLSESGATALEHILREIGVVDNFSDHWHLPAANPFLRASEPLANAGLIRGQTSAHRGLRTFAQDRSRSRRERSPMQFSQALPDNSDEGAIYLRWQVEAAASADLRARLQRSLRQTRQDASEAGVDLSFSAAGNQCLLKMSGLQEPMPSVLEHALKCLTMIDADSPRDEVQIPSMPIRQLLETLPEKSLPTIGTSEDANQLWTTSRWDGLALGLNQQTQSALGLALSRIPGTPDNQLAVTPIAQAQYHWCQINTASSEHALLLICPTASRDIADEAAWRLLAQLCQTPFYQRLRVELQLGYAVFSALRQLHGRTAIVFGAQSPTTSAAELLEYIQEFLKNIPALIEMLDDASLKQQRQSLADQFDDATLSTKDAAELLWQGKLAGHSSDYREQLVAAIQQLNREALLDAAQRLINAEGGWHCLANESMPDAPWQATN
- the pqqB gene encoding pyrroloquinoline quinone biosynthesis protein PqqB, which translates into the protein MFVQILGSAAGGGFPQWNCNCVNCAGFRDGSLNAKARTQSSIAISDDGVNWVLCNASPDIRAQLQSFAPMQPGRALRDTGISAIILMDSQIDHTTGLLSLREGCPHQVWCTDMVHEDLSTGFPLFKMLNHWNGGLDWNRIELDQSFTVAACPNLRFTPLPLRSAAPPYSPHRFDPHPGDNIGLIVEDLNTGGKLFYAPGLGKVDAPLLEIMAGSDCLLVDGTLWDDDEMQRRGVGTRTGREMGHLAQNGPGGMLEVLEQLPEQRKVLIHINNTNPILDEDSPERAELVRRNVEVAFDGMSIVL
- the pqqC gene encoding pyrroloquinoline-quinone synthase PqqC translates to MTDTPLSPAEFEAALRAKGAYYHIYHPYHVAMYEGRATREQIQGWVANRFYYQVNIPLKDAAILANCPDREIRREWIQRLLDHDGAPGEDGGIEAWLRLGQAVGLDPDQLRSQELVLPGVRFAVDAYVNFARRASWQEAASSSLTELFAPQIHQSRLDSWPQHYPWIDPAGYEYFRTRLGQARRDVEHGLAITLEHYKTREGQERMLEILQFKLDILWSMLDAMSMAYELNRPPYHSVTEQRVWHKGIIL